ATAGGGGAGCGCGCGGGCACCCGACATCCGTTCACTCGTGCGCCGCGCCGGGTGGACATCGACGCACGCGAAAGCATCTCATGTCACGGATTACCCTTTCTCCCGCCCGCAAGGGCATGGCTATCCTCGGCGCCCTCATCATCGCCGCCACCTGGCTCTACCTGGTCATCTCCCGGCCCACCGACTGGGAGTCGATCGGGTCCAGCGGGCCAGCGCTCATCACCTTGGGGGGCTACGTCATCGGCGCGCTCCTGCTGCTCGCGGCGACGCTGCCCGCGCTGCCGCCGCGCACCATCGCCGTCATCCCGCTCGCGCTCGTGCTCAACATCGTCGTCGGCCAGATCGTGGGCTCCATCGGCATCCCGCTCTACCTCGACTCCGTGGGCACGGTCCTCATGGCGGCCCTCACCGGGCCCATCGGCGGGCTGGCCACCGGCGCGCTGAGCTCCGTCGTGTGGGGCCTGTTCAACCCGGCCGCCCTGCCGTTCGCCGCGGTGAGCGCCGCCACCGGCGCGATCTCCGGCTGGATGATCGAGAAGGGCGCCTTCCGCAACGTCGTCACCGCGATCCTGTCTGGCGCCGTGCTGGGCATCGTCTGCGGCATGCTCGCCGCACCCGTGGCCGCCTTCGTCTACGGCGGCACCGCCGGCGTGGGCACCGGCGCCATCGTCTCCGCCTTCCGCGAGATGGGCAACTCGCTGCTCCAGTCCGTGACCCTGCAGTCCTTCATCTCCGACCCGCTGGACAAGGCGCTGGTGATGTTCCTCGTGTGGGCCACCATCAAGGCGCTCCCGCGCAAAACGGTCGAGGCGCTTCGCCCGCAGGGATAGCCCTTGACAACGCCCCAGGCCGATACGACGCCGCAGGTCAATCCGTTTACCGCACTGACCTGCGGCTTTTCGGCGTGGCTACTGGTGCTGGGAATCAACCGCCCGGCAGTGTCGATCGCGGTGGTGGCGGCGTCCTGGCTGGTGGGCGTGTGGGCGACCCGCCGCGCCGCGGTGGTGCTCAACTCGCTCGCCCTCGGGCTACCCGCGGGCGCGTCGATGCTCATCGTGCACGCGCCCTTCGGCCAGCACATGATCGCGCCGCTTATCAGCTCCGACGGGCTGGTGATCGCAGGCGAGCTGGCCCTGCGCTTCCTCGCCCTCATGGCGTCGATCCTGGCGGCCATGTGCTTCTCGCCGATCCCACAGCTAATCAAGGCGATCCAGGGCTCGCGCCTTAACCCGACGATCGGATACATCATCGGCGCGTCGCTGCAGTTCCTGCCCCAGGCCCGCCGGGCGGTCCGGACCGTCCGGGAGGCCAGGATCCTGACCGGCGAGCGGGTCAAAGGCCGGGTGCTCACGAGGCTTGCGATCCCGGTCATGGTGCACACCCTTTCTCTCGGCGCGGACCGCGCCACCGCCGTGGAAGTGGCGGGCGTGGGGCGTCCAGGCAGGCGAACGGTCCTGCGGCCGGTCTACGACAGTGGGTTGCAGAAGTTGGTGCGGATCGTGGTGCCGGTGGCGTGCGCCGTGGTGGTTATTGCGTGGAAGGTGGTGGCGAGGTGAGCTCCCCCTCCGATACCTCCGCGGTGGACTTCTTCCCGACGCGGCGCACCATCGTAGTGGGGCCCTCCGGCTCGGGGCTGAGCAGGCTAGGCGAGCGGGTCTACCGCACGACCGAGGGCGCGGCCATGGTCAGCCAGGACGCGATCAGCCACATCACCTTCCTGAGGGACACCGTCGTAGAGGAGATCGCCTTCGGCCTCGAGCAGCGCGGCATCCCGGTGCCGGAGATGGCCGAGCGCGTGGACGCCCTCGTGGCCCAGCTCGGCCTTGCCGAGGTCGCCGAGCGTAACCCCGCCGAGCTCTCCGGAGGGCAGACCAAGCGCGTGGCCATCGCCTGCGTGGCGGTGCTCGGCGCTGCCACGCTCGTCCTCGACGATCCGTTCGCCGGGCTCGACACGGAGTCGAGGCGGCTGGTCGCCCAGCTCCTTCGCGAGTATCCCGGCGCCGTGCTGGTGCTCGCGCACGAGGACCCGTCCGAACTTGGGTCCGACTTCGAAAGATTCCACCTCAGCGGCGACTCCGTGGGCCCCGGCTTGCCCGAAGCCCGAGCGCTCGCCCTGCCCGGGCGGGTCGCACCCTCCGGCGAGCGGATCGAATTAGGCACCCTCCGAGGAACTCGAGGGGAAGCCTCCCGGCGGTGGTGGCAGCTTCGAGCCAAGGCACCCAGCCGCTTCGTCACCGCGAAGGTCACCCTGCGGCCGCGTCGGGGCGCGGTGCTGTGGCTTCGCGGTGATAACGGCGCGGGCAAGACCACGCTGCTGCGGACGATCGTGGGCTTCGAATCCGAGTACCGCTGCCCGGTGAGTGTGAGCATGCAGTCGCAGCGCGCGAGCGATCAGGTGCTTGGATCGACGGTCGCCGAGCTGCTCCCGGACGTCGAGGCAAGGGATCGCCTCGGGCTCGACGGCGACACCCACCCACTCGACCTCCCGCAGGCTAAGCTGCGGCTCGCGCAGGTGGCGAGCGTTCTGGGGCAGCGCCGCGAGCTGGTGCTGCTCGACGAGCCGGACGTGGGGCTCGACCACGCGCACAGGGCGGCCTTCCACCGGCTGGTGGCCGAGGCACTCGATTGCGGGAAAGCAATCATCATGACCTGCCACGACCCCGCGGTCATGGAGGAGGTGGCTGCCTACGCTGAGGTGGACGAGGTCGCCCTGCCCTCGCCCTCACGCAGCTCCTAGGCCGCCTGAGACAGGCCGGTGAACAGCGACGCGGGCGAGCGCAGGGGCTGGAAGCTGCCGTCCACCACCCACACGAAGGTGGGCGCGGTGGGGGAGTCGAACTCGTGCACGCACTCTCCGTTCTCGGGGCCGACGAGGGAGGCTATCCAACCGGCGGCTAGCTCCGGCGGGACGACGTACCCGGAGGGCATGGAAAGCCGCGCGGTAACGAGGTAGGCGGGCGTGCGCTGCTCGCCGAAACCACGCATGCGCGCCTGGACGCGGGGACCCACGCGGTGGCGGGTGACGGTGATGGAGAGCGCGTCGCGCCCGAAAATAGCCGGAAGTGTGTGCGAAGGCGGCCGCCAGCTAGCAGTGGGCCTAGCGAGGGAGCGGGGATGGGCCATGATGGTGCCTACAGCATCGAGCGCGCTGCGGTGGTGGGTGCGCACGTAGCGGGTAATCTCCGCTGCTGAAGGCAGGGATTCGGCGGACTTGCGGACGGGGAACAACGTAACTTTTTTCATGGGGGCAACCTTAACTAGTGATTGGGACATCAACGTGCCTCAAGTATAGAACAGCTGTTCGAAAATGGGAAGAGTCTTTCGAAAACTAGGTTCGGGTCTAGGCTTGAGGCTTGTGAATACCGTGCGTGATGCGTCCCCAACCGAAGCGAAGATACCTCACGAGGTGTGGGTCCTGGTCTCCGCCGCGTTCATCATCGCCCTCGGTTACGGCCTCGTCGCGCCGATCATCCCGCAGTTCGCCTCCAGCTTCGGCGTGGGCATGGCCGCGGCCGGCGCCGTCGTCAGCGTCTTTGCAGGCACGCGCCTCGTTTTCGCCCCTGCGTCCGGCTCGCTTATCGACGCCTTCGGCTCCCGAAAGGTCTATCTCACCGGGCTCATCACGGTGGCCGTGGCCACGGGCCTCGTGGCGCTCGCCCAGGAGTACTGGCACATGCTGGCCCTGCGCGCGATCGCGGGCTTCGGTTCGACGATGTTCACCGTCTCCGCCGTGGGGCTGGTCATCAGGCTCTCGCCGCCGGAGATCAGGGGCAAGTGCTCCTCGGCCTACGCTTCGGGCTTCCTCTTCGGCAACATCGCGGGCCCGATCCTCGGCGCCGCGCTCTCGGTGCTGGGGATGCGGTGGCCGTTCGCCATCTACGGGGTGATGGTGGCGTTGGCGGCCTTCGTGGTGTGGTGGCGTATGCCGCGCCAGATCGGGGCAGTGGCGGCCAAGGGGACGGGACTGCCGGCCCTTACCGCGCGCGAGGCCTTCCGCGACCACGCCTATCGCGCCTCGCTGAGCGGCGGATTCGCCAACGGCTGGTCCAACTTTGGTGTTCGCGTGGCCACCGTCCCGCTGTTCGCGGCCGCCGCGTTTGAGAACGGCGCGGCCATCGCCGGGCTCGCGATGACCGCCTTCGCCGCCGGAAACGCCGTGGCCCTGCAGTTCTCCGGCAGGCTCTCGGACCGGGTCGGGCGCAAGCCGCTCATCCTCATCGGGCTCGCCCTCAACGCCGCGTTCACCGCGACCTTCGGCTTCTCCCACCACTTCGCCACCCTCATGGCGGTCTCCGTTGGGGCGGGCGTGGGTGCCGGGCTGTTCAACCCCGCGCAGCAGGCCGTGCTCGCCGACATCGTCGGCCCCGGCCGCTCGGGCGGCAAGGTGGTGGCCACCTACCAGATGGCGCAGGATAGCGGCACGATCCTCGGGCCCATCGTCATCGGAACCGTGGCCCACGTGTACGGCTTCGGACCGGCCTTCGCCCTGTGCGCGGCGATCACGCTCGTGGCGTGCCTGCTGTGGGGATTCGGGCGAGAAACCCTCGCCCTCAAGCAGCTGGCGGGCTAGGTCAGCTGCGCGGTGACCTCGCGGTTGAGCCGCCCGAAGTTGTAGTAGGCCGCACACGCGCCCTCGGGGGAGACCATGCAGGTGCCGATGGGGGTGTCCGGCGTGCAGGCGGTGCCGAACACCTTGCACTGCCACGGCTTGATGTGGCCGGTGAGCACCGAGCCGCACTCGCAGGCGACGGGGTCGGCCACGCGCTTGCCGGGCAGGTCGAAGAGCCGCTCGGCGTCGAAGTCGGCGAACTCCTCGGAGATGCCCATGCCCGAGTTGTCGAGCCAGCCCAGGCCGCGCCACTCGAAGGTGTCGCGGATGGTGAACACCCGGTCCAGCAGCGCGCGGGCGGCCGGGTTGCCCTGATCGCGCACGACGCGGGCGTACTGGTTCTCCACGCGCGCCTTGCCCGCCGCGACGTCCCCGGAGACGAACTGCTCGAGCAGCATCGCGATGCCTTGGAGGATGTCGAGCGGCTCGAAGCCGCACACGGCCACCGGCAGGTTGAACTCCGCGGGCAAGAACTCGAAGGCTTGGGTTCCCACGACCGTTGCCACGTGGCCCGGGCCGATGAAGCCGTCCACCTTTGTCTCGCCACCGTCGGCGATCGCTCGCAGCGGCGGCTCGATGGTGACGTGGTTGCTGAACACGCTGAAGTTCTTCAGCCCCTTGTCCTTGGCGTACTTCAAGGTCACGGCGGTCGAGGGCGCGGTGGTCTCGAAGCCGACGGCGAAGAAGATGACCTTCTTATCCGGGTTCTCCTCGGCGATCTTCAGGGAGTCGAGCGGGGAGTAGACGAAGCGGATGTCGCTGCCCTGGGCGCGGGCCTGCATGAGGGAGACGTCGGAGCCCGGCACGCGCATCATGTCGCCGAAGGTGGCGAGGATGACGTCGGGCTGGGAGGCCAGCCACAGGGCGTCGTCGACGCGCCCCATGGGGATCACGCACACGGGGCAGCCGGGGCCGTGGACCAGGTCGATAGAGTCGGGCAGGAGGTTTTCCAGCCCGTAGCGGTAGATGGTGTGGGTGTGCCCGCCGCAGATCTCCATGAGCTTGATCGGGTGATCGAGCTGGGTGGCCATCTGGGAGATGCGCTCGATGAGCTGCTTGGCGGCGTGCGGGTCGCGGAACTCGTCAACGAACTTCATGGGGGTGCGTCCTTTTATTCGATCTCTGACTCGCTAAACGAGGCCAGCTCGCTTTCGAAGGTGTCGCCGCCGAGCTGCTTGATCTGCTGCAGCGTCACCTTCGCCTCCTCCTCGTCGATGGTGCTCAGCGCGAAGCCGACGTGGACCAACACCCAGTCGCCGACGGCGAGCCCCTCGCCGAGGAGAAGATCAGTGGATACCTTGCGGCTCACGCCGTCGATGCTCACGGTGGCGCGGGTGGGGTCGGTCACCTCGACCACCTGGGCTGGAACGCCTAGACACACGGGCAGTCACTCCTTGGGAATCATGTAGGGAAAACTTTACTCCCATCCCCGGCGCTGCCCGCGGCAGGCGCTACCATGGGGCGAGAGCAAGCCCCTGAGAAAAGCGAGGAAACGGTGGAGCCTAAGAACCGACTCAACGAGGACGTCGACCAGGTCAACGACACGATCGCGCGGGTGCGTCGCCGCGGGGGCAGGCTCAAGGACCAGCAGGTCACCCTCGCCCACGGGGCCGGCGGCAAGGCGTCGGCAAGCCTGCTGCAACACGTCTTCTTTGACGAATACGGCAACGACCTGCTCGCCCAGGGCGGCGATTCCACCCTCATGGACCTCGATCTGCAGGGTGGCAAGCTGGCGTTTTCCACCGATTCCTACGTGGTCAACCCCATCGAGTTCCCAGGCGGCTCGATCGGCGAGCTGGCGATCAACGGCACCGTCAACGACCTCGCGGTGGCGGGCGCGGTGCCGAAGTACATCTCGGTCGCGTTCATCCTCGAGGAGGGGCTAGACATCGAGACGCTGCGGCGGATCGTGCTGAGGCTCAAGGAGGCCTCGGACAAGGCAGGCGTGGCGATCGCGACCGGCGACACCAAAGTGGTGCCCAAGGGCAAGGGCGACAAGCTGTATATCACCACCGCGGGCGTGGGCGTGGTCCCCGCCGACCGCGTGCCCGGCTTCGCGCGCGTGGCCCCCGGCGACCGCCTGCTCGTCTCCGGCCCCATCGCCGACCACGGCATGTCCGTCATGATGGCCCGCGGCGACCTCGCCATCGACGCCCCCATCGAGTCGGATTCGCGCGAGGTGGCCTCGCTCGTTGCCGCGCTTCTCGACGCCGTTCCGGATACAAGGTGGATGCGAGACGCGACCCGCGGGGGAGTCGCCACCGTCATGAACGAGCTCGCGGAGACCACGGGGCTGGGCGTCGTGCTGGAGGACGAGGCCATCCCCGTGCGCCCCATGACCCGCGCCGCCTGCGACATGCTGGGCATCGACCCGCTCTACGTGGCCAACGAGGGCACCTTCATCGCGGTCGTGCCGGAGGCGCAGGCGGAGGAGGCGCTGGCCGCGGTGCAGCAGGCGGGCGCCCCCGAGGCGCGGCTCATCGGCCGGATCGTGGAGAAGCCCGAGGCATGCGTGGTGCTGGTGACCGCGTTCGGCGGCACCCGCATGGTGGACAAGCTGGTGGGCGACCCGCTGCCGCGCATCTGCTAGGCGGTTGGTGGGGTGCTGGGCCGCCGTCGGTCGACTTCACTCACTAGACTTCACCCGATTTTGGTACCCGCCCGGGGTATGTTTTGGGGTGAAGTCTTTCGAGTGAAGTCGACCCCGCGGCAAGCCGCAAGCTAGCCCTCCCCGCGAGCGAGCATCGCCCGCCCCAGCACCGCCTGCCCGAGGCTCAGGCCCCCGTCGCCGGGCGGCACCTGCTCGTGCACTACGAGCTCGTAGCCCCGCCCCCGCAGGAACTCCCGCAGGTCCGCCAACAGCAGCCGGTTGAAGGCGCACCCGCCGGTCATCGCCACCACCTGCGCCCCGGACGTCCCCGCAACCTCTGCGGCCCGCGCCCCCAGCACCTGCGCCACATGTCGGTGGAACTGCCGGGCAGCATTCGCGCCGCCCGAACTCGACGCCAGCACGGCAAAGGCCTCCGCGAGGGTGGAGACCCCGTCCCACGAGCAGGCCCCGCCGCGCGCCAGGTGCTCGAATTCCATGGCCGCCTGCGCCTCGTAGCTGACCGCCGTTCCGAAGGTACCGCAGCCGACGAGGCAAGCTGCGGCGTCGAAAAGCCTGCCCAGCGAGCTGGTGGCAACCGTGCCAATCCCGCTGCCTAGCTGGGAGGAGACCAGCCGCAGCTCCCCGGCATCGACCGATGACCTAAGCCGCGAAACCAGCGGCCCGGACACACCCCAAGAAGCGGAAACCCCGAGCACGATCCGCCACGGGTAGGTGACGGCGCGGTCGCCGCCTGCCAGCGGGAACGAGGGCACATGCCACGCCCGCTCAAAAACCAACTCCGGCGAAACGACAAAAATCTCCCCGCCCCAGATCGTCCCGTCGAGCCCGTAGCCGGTGCCGTCGGCCGCGATCACCACCGCGGGGCGCCCCAGCAGCCCGTGCTCGGCCAGGACGCTGGCCGCGTGCGCCTGGTGGTGCTGGACCTGCAACAGCGGCAGCCCCAGGCGATCGGACAGGCGCTCGGCCCACGCGGTCGTGGAGTACCCCGGGTGCATGTCGCACACAATGGCCGACGGCTCCACCCCGCGCAGCGAGCTCATCTGCGCAAACGTGCGCTCGGCAACCTCCTGCGCGCGCAGCGACCCCATGTCCCCGATGTGCGAGGTGAGGTGCGCCAGCCCGCCCGAGGTGAGGCACATGGTGTTCTTCAGCTCCCCGCCGACGGCGAAAACGTCGGGCCCGTCGGGGATTGCGAGCGGCAGGGGAGCAAGCCCCCGCGAGCGCCGCACCGGCACCTCGCCCAAGTACACCGAATCCTCCACGGGCACGAAGATGTCGCGGTCGTGGAAGAGGAACCCGTCGCAGAAGCCGCCCAGCAACTCTCGCGCCTCCGCGATGGAGGCCACCAGGGGCTCGCCGGAGGGGTTTCCGCTGGTCGCCACCACCGGCGAGTCCACCAGCAGCATGTGCAGCGGGGAGTAGGGCAGCACGACCCCCACGTCACCCAGCCCCGGCGCAATGGACTGCGGCAGCACCCCGCGCGAGGGTGCGATGACGATCGGCCGCGCGGGGGAGGTAAGCAGCGCCTCCTGCGCTGGCGTCAGCGCCACCACCGCCCGCGCGTGATCCAGCGAGGGCACCATCACCGCGAACGGCTTGTGCGGCCTGCGCTTGAGCCCCCGCAGCCGCGCGATCGCCGCGGGATCGGTCGCCTGGCACATGAGGTGGAACCCGCCGATGCCGCGCACGGCCAGCACCTTGCCCTCCCTCAGCAACTCTCGAGCCGCGGAAAACGCGTCTTGGCCCGCCACCACGCGCTCGCCCTCCTCGAACCACACCTTCGGCCCGCAGTTCGGGCAGGAGATGGGCTGCGCGTGGTACCTGCGATCGTTCACATCCGTGTACTCGCGCTCGCAGTCGGGGCACAGCGGGAACACCTTCAGCGTCGTGTTCGGCCGGTCGTAGGGCAGCTCCTCGATGATCGTCAGCCGCGGTCCGCAGTGCGTACAGGTGATAAACGGGTAGTGGTAGCGGCGGTTGGTGGGGTCGTTGAACTCGGCGATGCAGTCCTCGCACGGCGCCACGTCCGGCGGGATGAGCGTTCGCGCGCCGGGCAGGTGCGTCGAGGCCACAATCGTGAATCCGGTTTCCTCGCGCACAGGTTTTTCTTGCTTGTCGACGCTCACCACTCGCGCCAGCGGAGGCAACGAAGAGAGCACGTCGCGAAGGAACTCCTCGAGCACGCCCGGCGTGCCCTGGGCCTCGATGAACACCTCGATGTCGTTGTTGCCGCACCAGCCGGTGACCTCGTGGTTGGCGGCGACCTTCGCGATGTGCGGGCGCATGCCCACCCCCTGCACCACGCCGGTCAAGGTGATGGCCAGTCGTTGAAGGTCGGTGATGCTCATAATCCCCAAGCTTAGCGGGGGTGCACCGGCCAGCCAGCGCGGGGAATCGGAGTACCTTGGGGAGGCGTGCACGAGGTGGCATTGAGTACGGAGCTCGCGCGGGTCGTCGCCCGCGCGGCCAAGGGCAGAAGGGTTCGTCAGGTGAACCTTCGCATCGGGGCGTTGCGGCAAGTCGTGCCCAGCTCGATGGAGTACGCCTGGGGCTTCGTCACCGCCGCCACGCCGCTCGAGGGGGCAAGGCTTCACATCGATTGGATCGACGCGGTCATCGAGTGCGAGCAGGGACACCGCACGGTCCTCGACGCCTCCTCCTACCTCGACTTATCCTGCCCACGCTGCGATGCGCCGACGAGGGTCGTCGCGGGCGAGGAGTTCCAGGTCGTCGACCTCGAGGTCGAAGCCGCCTAATCACCACGGAAGAAAGCGAAGACATCATGGGTCGTTTCCACCGCCACGCCGACGGCACCGTCCACTCCCACGGTGATCATGTCCACGGACACGAGCACCACCACCACGACCACGACCACGAGGTCGGCGACCACTCCGGCTACGAGACC
This is a stretch of genomic DNA from Corynebacterium vitaeruminis DSM 20294. It encodes these proteins:
- a CDS encoding energy-coupling factor transporter transmembrane component T family protein, which gives rise to MTTPQADTTPQVNPFTALTCGFSAWLLVLGINRPAVSIAVVAASWLVGVWATRRAAVVLNSLALGLPAGASMLIVHAPFGQHMIAPLISSDGLVIAGELALRFLALMASILAAMCFSPIPQLIKAIQGSRLNPTIGYIIGASLQFLPQARRAVRTVREARILTGERVKGRVLTRLAIPVMVHTLSLGADRATAVEVAGVGRPGRRTVLRPVYDSGLQKLVRIVVPVACAVVVIAWKVVAR
- a CDS encoding ATP-binding cassette domain-containing protein, translating into MSSPSDTSAVDFFPTRRTIVVGPSGSGLSRLGERVYRTTEGAAMVSQDAISHITFLRDTVVEEIAFGLEQRGIPVPEMAERVDALVAQLGLAEVAERNPAELSGGQTKRVAIACVAVLGAATLVLDDPFAGLDTESRRLVAQLLREYPGAVLVLAHEDPSELGSDFERFHLSGDSVGPGLPEARALALPGRVAPSGERIELGTLRGTRGEASRRWWQLRAKAPSRFVTAKVTLRPRRGAVLWLRGDNGAGKTTLLRTIVGFESEYRCPVSVSMQSQRASDQVLGSTVAELLPDVEARDRLGLDGDTHPLDLPQAKLRLAQVASVLGQRRELVLLDEPDVGLDHAHRAAFHRLVAEALDCGKAIIMTCHDPAVMEEVAAYAEVDEVALPSPSRSS
- a CDS encoding MFS transporter, with amino-acid sequence MNTVRDASPTEAKIPHEVWVLVSAAFIIALGYGLVAPIIPQFASSFGVGMAAAGAVVSVFAGTRLVFAPASGSLIDAFGSRKVYLTGLITVAVATGLVALAQEYWHMLALRAIAGFGSTMFTVSAVGLVIRLSPPEIRGKCSSAYASGFLFGNIAGPILGAALSVLGMRWPFAIYGVMVALAAFVVWWRMPRQIGAVAAKGTGLPALTAREAFRDHAYRASLSGGFANGWSNFGVRVATVPLFAAAAFENGAAIAGLAMTAFAAGNAVALQFSGRLSDRVGRKPLILIGLALNAAFTATFGFSHHFATLMAVSVGAGVGAGLFNPAQQAVLADIVGPGRSGGKVVATYQMAQDSGTILGPIVIGTVAHVYGFGPAFALCAAITLVACLLWGFGRETLALKQLAG
- the hypD gene encoding hydrogenase formation protein HypD, with protein sequence MKFVDEFRDPHAAKQLIERISQMATQLDHPIKLMEICGGHTHTIYRYGLENLLPDSIDLVHGPGCPVCVIPMGRVDDALWLASQPDVILATFGDMMRVPGSDVSLMQARAQGSDIRFVYSPLDSLKIAEENPDKKVIFFAVGFETTAPSTAVTLKYAKDKGLKNFSVFSNHVTIEPPLRAIADGGETKVDGFIGPGHVATVVGTQAFEFLPAEFNLPVAVCGFEPLDILQGIAMLLEQFVSGDVAAGKARVENQYARVVRDQGNPAARALLDRVFTIRDTFEWRGLGWLDNSGMGISEEFADFDAERLFDLPGKRVADPVACECGSVLTGHIKPWQCKVFGTACTPDTPIGTCMVSPEGACAAYYNFGRLNREVTAQLT
- a CDS encoding HypC/HybG/HupF family hydrogenase formation chaperone, with the translated sequence MCLGVPAQVVEVTDPTRATVSIDGVSRKVSTDLLLGEGLAVGDWVLVHVGFALSTIDEEEAKVTLQQIKQLGGDTFESELASFSESEIE
- the hypE gene encoding hydrogenase expression/formation protein HypE — translated: MEPKNRLNEDVDQVNDTIARVRRRGGRLKDQQVTLAHGAGGKASASLLQHVFFDEYGNDLLAQGGDSTLMDLDLQGGKLAFSTDSYVVNPIEFPGGSIGELAINGTVNDLAVAGAVPKYISVAFILEEGLDIETLRRIVLRLKEASDKAGVAIATGDTKVVPKGKGDKLYITTAGVGVVPADRVPGFARVAPGDRLLVSGPIADHGMSVMMARGDLAIDAPIESDSREVASLVAALLDAVPDTRWMRDATRGGVATVMNELAETTGLGVVLEDEAIPVRPMTRAACDMLGIDPLYVANEGTFIAVVPEAQAEEALAAVQQAGAPEARLIGRIVEKPEACVVLVTAFGGTRMVDKLVGDPLPRIC
- the hypF gene encoding carbamoyltransferase HypF, whose translation is MSITDLQRLAITLTGVVQGVGMRPHIAKVAANHEVTGWCGNNDIEVFIEAQGTPGVLEEFLRDVLSSLPPLARVVSVDKQEKPVREETGFTIVASTHLPGARTLIPPDVAPCEDCIAEFNDPTNRRYHYPFITCTHCGPRLTIIEELPYDRPNTTLKVFPLCPDCEREYTDVNDRRYHAQPISCPNCGPKVWFEEGERVVAGQDAFSAARELLREGKVLAVRGIGGFHLMCQATDPAAIARLRGLKRRPHKPFAVMVPSLDHARAVVALTPAQEALLTSPARPIVIAPSRGVLPQSIAPGLGDVGVVLPYSPLHMLLVDSPVVATSGNPSGEPLVASIAEARELLGGFCDGFLFHDRDIFVPVEDSVYLGEVPVRRSRGLAPLPLAIPDGPDVFAVGGELKNTMCLTSGGLAHLTSHIGDMGSLRAQEVAERTFAQMSSLRGVEPSAIVCDMHPGYSTTAWAERLSDRLGLPLLQVQHHQAHAASVLAEHGLLGRPAVVIAADGTGYGLDGTIWGGEIFVVSPELVFERAWHVPSFPLAGGDRAVTYPWRIVLGVSASWGVSGPLVSRLRSSVDAGELRLVSSQLGSGIGTVATSSLGRLFDAAACLVGCGTFGTAVSYEAQAAMEFEHLARGGACSWDGVSTLAEAFAVLASSSGGANAARQFHRHVAQVLGARAAEVAGTSGAQVVAMTGGCAFNRLLLADLREFLRGRGYELVVHEQVPPGDGGLSLGQAVLGRAMLARGEG
- a CDS encoding hydrogenase maturation nickel metallochaperone HypA/HybF, which produces MHEVALSTELARVVARAAKGRRVRQVNLRIGALRQVVPSSMEYAWGFVTAATPLEGARLHIDWIDAVIECEQGHRTVLDASSYLDLSCPRCDAPTRVVAGEEFQVVDLEVEAA